A window of Fragaria vesca subsp. vesca linkage group LG7, FraVesHawaii_1.0, whole genome shotgun sequence contains these coding sequences:
- the LOC101295746 gene encoding 31 kDa ribonucleoprotein, chloroplastic-like — MAMAATCLNIAPSPPSWPINNASPGLPVALKRFVLSSVPLSLSYPKNNRGGVLTALAVVEEEHAAVSLVAEEEEQVVGDNGYEECERHNDDDVSGEEGLEMEKQNRQPRPCELYVCNLPRSSDIEDLMEMFKPHGTVFSVEVCRSPETGLSRGCGYVTMGSIDSAKAAIAALDGIDVAGREMRVRFSVHMSPRTRNSEALNSTPVKNLVYESPYKLYVGNLSWAVQPHALRSHFSKFGTVASARVLHDRKAGKNRAYGFISFSSAAERDKAASLDGTEFCGRRIIIRGLKERA, encoded by the exons ATGGCTATGGCAGCCACTTGCTTGAACATAGCACCCTCTCCGCCCTCTTGGCCTATCAACAACGCCAGCCCCGGACTCCCAGTTGCACTGAAACGATTCGTTTTGAGTTCCGTTCCACTCTCTTTATCATACCCGAAGAACAACAGAGGTGGAGTCTTGACGGCGTTGGCCGTAGTGGAAGAAGAACATGCGGCGGTGAGTTTAGTGGCTGAGGAGGAAGAACAAGTGGTAGGCGATAATGGGTATGAAGAGTGCGAGAGGCATAATGACGACGACGTTTCAGGGGAGGAGGGATTGGAAATGGAGAAACAGAATCGGCAGCCAAGACCGTGTGAGCTGTACGTGTGCAATCTTCCGAGAAGCTCTGACATTGAGGACTTGATGGAGATGTTCAAGCCTCACGGGACTGTTTTCTCCGTCGAGGTTTGCCGGAGTCCGGAGACTGGTTTAAGCAGAGGCTGTGGTTATGTTACAATGGGGTCGATCGATTCTGCAAAAGCCGCCATTGCTGCATTGGATGGGATT GATGTAGCAGGGAGGGAGATGCGGGTTAGATTTTCGGTTCATATGAGTCCGAGGACTAGGAACTCTGAGGCATTGAATTCGACACCGGTGAAGAACTTGGTGTACGAAAGCCCTTATAAGCTCTATGTTGGTAACCTTTCTTGGGCTGTCCAGCCTCATGCTTTGAGGAGCCATTTCAGCAAGTTTGGGACTGTGGCTAGTGCTAGAGTGTTGCATGATCGAAAAGCAGGGAAGAACCGGGCTTATGGGTTTATCTCGTTCTCTTCGGCTGCAGAGCGTGATAAAGCGGCCTCTTTGGATGGAACG GAGTTTTGTGGTAGGAGGATTATTATTAGAGGACTTAAAGAAAGGGCTTAA
- the LOC101296227 gene encoding pyruvate dehydrogenase E1 component subunit alpha-like — protein MSFSTATTQPLHLNTTAVAAARSNDSKAPSSLLMSKTPSFLGSTRKLRPGCVAAAKPNAQRRSAVVSVSEAVKEKKKNATASTNLLITKEEGLELYEDMVLGRAFEDMCAQMYYRGKMFGFVHLYNGQEAVSTGFIKLTKQEDTVVSTYRDHVHSLSKGVPAREVMSELFGKATGCCRGQGGSMHMFSKAHNVLGGFAFIGEGIPVATGAAFSSKYRREVLKQADCDHVTLAFFGDGTANNGQFFECLNMAALWKLPIIFVVENNLWAIGMSHLRATSDPEIWKKGPAFGMPGVHVDGMDVLKVREVAKEAIARARRGEGPTLVECETYRFRGHSLADPDELRDPAEKAHYAARDPITALKKYIFEHNLASEEELKAIDKKIDEVLDDAVEFADESPLPPRSQLLENVFADPKGFGIGPDGRYRCEDPKFTQGTAKV, from the exons ATGTCCTTCTCTACCGCCACCACCCAACCCCTCCACCTCAACACCACCGCAGTCGCCGCCGCCAGATCCAATGACAGCAAGGCACCCTCTTCTCTCCTCATGTCAAAGACTCCATCTTTTCTGGGATCCACCCGCAAGCTCCGACCCGGGTGTGTCGCTGCTGCCAAGCCCAATGCGCAGCGCCGATCCGCCGTCGTTTCGGTCTCCGAGGCTGTCAAGGAGAAGAAGAAGAATGCCACTGCTTCCACCAATCTG CTGATAACAAAAGAGGAAGGCTTGGAGCTTTATGAAGACATGGTATTGGGTAGAGCTTTTGAGGACATGTGTGCTCAGATGTATTACAGAGGCAAAATGTTTGGGTTTGTTCACCTTTACAATGGCCAAGAAGCTGTGTCAACTGGGTTTATTAAGCTTACAAAGCAGGAAGATACCGTGGTGAGCACATACCGTGATCATGTTCACTCTTTGAGTAAGGGTGTCCCTGCTCGTGAAGTCATGAGTGAGCTTTTCGGGAAGGCCACCGGTTGTTGCCGGGGCCAAGGTGGTTCGATGCACATGTTCTCGAAGGCTCACAATGTGCTTGGTGGGTTTGCGTTTATTGGTGAGGGGATTCCAGTGGCAACAGGGGCAGCCTTCAGCTCTAAATATAGGAGGGAGGTGTTGAAACAGGCAGACTGTGATCACGTGACATTGGCATTTTTTGGAGATGGGACTGCTAACAATGGCCAGTTCTTTGAATGTTTGAACATGGCAGCATTGTGGAAATTACCAATTATATTTGTTGTGGAAAACAATTTGTGGGCTATTGGAATGTCGCATCTGAGGGCAACTTCTGATCCCGAAATTTGGAAGAAGGGACCTGCATTTGGCATGCCTGGAGTTCATGTGGATGGGATGGATGTTTTGAAGGTGAGGGAAGTCGCGAAGGAGGCAATTGCAAGGGCCAGGAGAGGAGAAGGACCAACCTTGGTGGAATGTGAAACATACAGGTTCAGAGGACACTCATTGGCTGATCCTGATGAGCTCCGTGACCCTG CTGAGAAGGCACACTATGCTGCCAGAGACCCCATCACAGCCTTGAAGAAATACATATTTGAGCACAACTTAGCCAGTGAAGAAGAGTTGAAGGCCATAGATAAGAAGATAGATGAGGTGCTTGATGATGCTGTTGAGTTTGCCGACGAGAGCCCTCTCCCACCTCGCAGCCAGCTGCTGGAGAATGTGTTTGCCGATCCTAAAGGCTTTGGAATAGGGCCTGATGGCCGCTACAGATGTGAGGACCCTAAATTCACTCAGGGTACTGCCAAAGTCTAA
- the LOC101296511 gene encoding mediator of RNA polymerase II transcription subunit 4-like yields MLQQQIVQSPARLGLSNPNSPALQNPTPPKLPFQQQPSSASSSQLPNLSPSLVSLLSPLPRAQSLLVQMASLASKLFEVSPNRSLWLNAFRGSLPTFLSSQTQSQSSMPLENCPSSTKDVLSQFTALQTQLFETVAELQEILDLQEAKLKIAREVQSKDASLLAFSKKLKDIEQVLDNLVDDYSDLSCPKRVKLDDGSEDDSSCTTTVSSQLNLSDILSYAHRISYTTFAPPEFGAGQAPLRGSLPPAPQEEHMRASQLYNFANLDVGLPKTLDSTEKTIEAIMESPPLAPTEANQAPDLGALFPNIAIPSGWKPGMPVELPAMPVKLPAMPPGWKPGDPVPLPPVGSLPVPKTVEQQSFRPQAMHKAQEPIQVRHVILDIPEVDDSDYSSSDEGSSEDDD; encoded by the coding sequence ATGCTTCAACAACAGATTGTACAATCCCCAGCTAGGCTAGGCCTATCGAACCCCAACTCACCTGCTCTTCAAAACCCTACCCCTCCAAAACTCCCTTTCCAGCAGCAGCCTTCTTCTGCTTCTTCTTCCCAGCTTCCCAATCTCTCCCCGTCGCTGGTCTCTCTCCTCTCGCCTCTCCCAAGAGCTCAATCCCTTCTAGTTCAAATGGCCTCCCTTGCATCTAAACTCTTTGAAGTTTCACCTAATCGGTCCCTTTGGCTCAATGCATTCCGCGGTTCCCTCCCAACCTTCCTTTCCTCCCAAACCCAATCTCAGTCCTCTATGCCACTTGAGAACTGTCCTTCCTCAACCAAAGATGTCCTCTCCCAGTTCACAGCTCTTCAAACCCAACTCTTTGAGACTGTTGCTGAACTCCAAGAAATTCTTGATCTTCAGGAGGCTAAGCTGAAAATTGCACGCGAAGTCCAGTCCAAGGATGCCTCACTTCTTGCCTTCTCCAAGAAACTCAAGGATATCGAGCAGGTGCTTGATAATCTTGTTGATGATTACTCAGATTTGTCCTGCCCCAAAAGAGTAAAACTGGATGACGGATCAGAAGATGATTCGTCATGCACTACTACAGTTTCATCTCAGTTGAATTTATCAGATATTTTGTCATATGCGCATCGGATAAGCTACACAACATTTGCACCACCAGAGTTTGGGGCTGGACAAGCTCCTCTTCGCGGATCACTCCCACCTGCCCCGCAGGAGGAGCACATGCGCGCTTCTCAGCTATACAATTTTGCAAACCTGGATGTTGGTTTGCCCAAGACTTTAGACAGCACGGAGAAAACAATTGAAGCAATCATGGAGTCCCCACCTCTTGCTCCAACAGAAGCCAATCAAGCTCCAGACCTTGGTGCACTTTTTCCAAATATTGCAATTCCATCTGGTTGGAAACCTGGGATGCCTGTGGAATTGCCTGCTATGCCTGTGAAGTTGCCTGCTATGCCCCCTGGATGGAAGCCTGGGGACCCAGTGCCTTTGCCGCCAGTGGGATCTCTTCCAGTTCCTAAGACCGTGGAGCAACAATCATTTAGACCTCAAGCAATGCATAAGGCACAAGAGCCAATACAAGTTCGGCATGTTATACTAGATATTCCTGAAGTCGATGATAGCGATTATAGTAGTAGTGATGAAGGAAGCTCTGAAGATGATGATTAG